A window from Anastrepha ludens isolate Willacy chromosome Y, idAnaLude1.1, whole genome shotgun sequence encodes these proteins:
- the LOC128870565 gene encoding uncharacterized protein LOC128870565 translates to MHQLAIDEQTVYPIGSKILKRDFYVDDLITGGESIQEVKEIMSQTTKLLEKGGFKLRKWCSSNPELLQTIPPDDRETLLKFDDGSDIAKTLGLTWDPASDCLLFAFSPMQPSSKHCKRSILSTIARFYDPLGLIGPIISKAKIFLQQIWKERLDWDESLPSSLHSSWLSLCADFGCIPQIKFPRLSIQQNGAYEIHGFSDASIEAYGACLYVVSVSQGRNQAQLLCSKSRVAPLKTLTVPRLELCGASLLAQLMHEIAQMKLFSCRYYCWSDSAVVLSWIRDEPSRFQIFTANRIATIQELTAGMEWRYVPTKFNPADILSRGATSNDLINSSLWLHGPDFLAQDKNNWPNPCSQHVFGYIYKFQNRLRLSGLTVDCIRRGTKLLLRTIQRLHFKEDLKCLQAGQGVKASSCIASLSPFIDSCGLLRVGGRLKNSALDFEAQHPVILPRRHPVTQAIIMHFHRRNLHAGPRSLLAYIRLQYWPIGGRKTVSNVVSKCTLCFRAKPHLAEHIMADLPEDRVNSSYAFMVTGVDYCGPFHYKNEIRNKQPIKCYICIFICFATKAVHLELVADLSTKAFLNALKRFILTRCRPTRIWSDNATNFVGAKNEMAELKRLFLSDNHVQAVHEFCLANTIEWHFIPPRSPHFGGLWEAAVKTAKYHFHRSVGSSLLNFDELRTLICHIAAIINSRPLFPLSDNPADLDVLTPAHFIGTAPISTYVEPDVTNINFNRLDQWQRVSYYQQIFWARWHEEYLTTLQQRSKWRTQNFELCVNDIVLVKDENLPPLKWPLARVTELIYGSDRVARVAVLKTANGVIRRAIRKLCPLPRQDEVESQSLPTGGGCLVMQKAAQSAQPT, encoded by the exons ATGCACCAGTTAGCCATTGATGAACAAACTGTCTACCCCATAggctcaaaaatattaaagcgcGATTTTTATGTCGATGATCTTATTACAGGCGGTGAGTCCATTCAAGAAGTCAAGGAAATTATGAGTCAAACTACAAAGCTGCTGGAAAAAGGAGGATTCAAGTTGAGAAAGTGGTGCTCCAGTAATCCTGAATTGTTGCAGACGATACCACCTGATGATCGAGAAACTCTACTTAAGTTCGACGATGGAAGCGATATAGCTAAAACACTCGGTTTAACTTGGGATCCTGCATCAGATTGCCTATTGTTCGCGTTCTCACCAATGCAGCCTTCATCAAAACATTGCAAGCGGTCCATTTTGTCAACTATTGCTCGTTTTTATGACCCACTCGGTCTCATCGGCCCTATTATTTCGAAGGCTAAAATCTTTCTTCAACAAATCTGGAAAGAAAGGCTTGACTGGGATGAAAGTTTGCCTTCATCACTACATTCATCGTGGCTTAGTTTGTGTGCAGATTTTGGCTGCATACCGCAAATAAAGTTTCCCCGTTTGTCAATACAGCAGAATGGCGCCTATGAAATTCATGGTTTTAGTGACGCCAGCATCGAAGCATACGGAGCTTGTCTTTACGTCGTGTCAGTCAGTCAAGGAAGAAACCAGGCGCAACTGCTATGTTCAAAATCTCGTGTAGCGCCCTTAAAAACTCTTACGGTTCCAAGGCTGGAGTTGTGCGGTGCCTCCCTGTTGGCGCAACTCATGCATGAAATAGCTCAAATGAAACTTTTCTCGTGTCGATATTATTGTTGGTCTGATTCGGCGGTGGTGTTATCCTGGATCCGCGACGAACCTTCAAGATTTCAAATCTTTACAGCTAATCGCATAGCCACTATACAGGAGTTGACTGCGGGTATGgaatggcgctacgtgcctaCGAAGTTTAACCCAGCTGATATTTTATCCAGAGGTGCAACCTCTAACGACCTCATTAACTCATCTCTATGGCTGCATGGACCGGATTTTTTAGCTCAAGATAAAAACAATTGGCCAAACCCTTGCAGTCAA catgtttttggttacattTATAAGTTCCAAAATCGCTTGCGGCTTTCTGGACTGACTGTTGATTGCATACGCCGAGGCACAAAACTACTCCTGCGCACTATCCAAAGGCTTCACTTCAAAGAGGATCTCAAATGCCTTCAAGCCGGTCAAGGAGTGAAGGCATCTAGTTGCATTGCGTCGCTCTCACCATTCATCGATAGTTGTGGATTGCTTCGTGTGGGTGGACGACTGAAAAATTCAGCGCTCGACTTCGAGGCGCAGCATCCAGTCATACTGCCGAGGCGTCATCCTGTCACTCAGGCAATCATTATGCATTTTCATAGGCGCAATTTGCACGCGGGTCCTCGTTCCCTACTAGCATACATTCGGCTGCAGTATTGGCCTATTGGcggacgaaaaactgtttcgaACGTTGTAAGCAAATGCACTCTATGCTTCCGAGCTAAACCGCACTTAGCGGAACATATTATGGCTGATCTTCCGGAAGATAGGGTAAACTCATCTTATGCATTTATGGTCACAGGCGTCGATTATTGTGGACCATTCCATTATAAAAACGAAATACGCAACAAGCAACCCATAAAATGTTACatttgcatattcatatgcTTTGCCACGAAAGCTGTGCACCTGGAGCTCGTAGCAGACTTATCAACGAAGGCATTCTTAAATGCACTAAAGCGGTTCATCCTAACGCGTTGTCGCCCCACTCGTATATGGTCGGACAACGCAACCAACTTTGTCGGCGCTAAGAATGAGATGGCAGAATTAAAACGTTTATTCCTGAGCGATAATCATGTGCAAGCAGTTCATGAATTTTGTCTAGCTAATACCATAGAATGGCATTTCATTCCACCTCGCTCTCCACACTTTGGTGGGCTTTGGGAAGCGGCCGTTAAAACTGCGAAATATCATTTTCATCGCTCGGTGGGCTCGTCATTATTAAACTTCGATGAACTGCGCACACTTATTTGCCACATAGCGGCAATTATTAACTCAAGACCTTTGTTTCCACTTTCAGACAATCCGGCTGATTTAGACGTTCTAACTCCAGCTCACTTCATTGGCACTGCTCCTATCTCTACTTACGTTGAACCAGATGTCACGAATATTAACTTTAATCGTTTGGATCAATGGCAGCGCGTATCATACTACCAGCAGATATTTTGGGCACGTTGGCATGAGGAGTACTTAACTACCTTGCAGCAGCGCTCAAAGTGGCGCACACAGAATTTCGAACTCTGCGTCAACGACATAGTTTTAGTAAAGGACGAAAATCTGCCTCCTCTCAAGTGGCCCCTAGCAAGAGTCACCGAACTAATATATGGATCAGATCGTGTGGCACGTGTCGCTGTACTAAAGACTGCAAATGGAGTCATCCGAAGAGCCATCCGAAAGCTATGCCCATTGCCAAGACAGGATGAGGTTGAAAGCCAGAGTCTTCCAACGGGGGGAGGATGTTTGGTTATGCAGAAAGCAGCGCAGTCAGCGCAACCAACATAA
- the LOC128870564 gene encoding uncharacterized protein LOC128870564 yields the protein MHQLAIDEQTVYPIGSKILKRDFYVDDLITGGESIQEVKEIMSQTTKLLEKGGFKLRKWCSSNPELLQTIPPDDRETRLKFDDGSDITKTLGLTWDPASDCLLFAFSPMQPSSKHCKRSILSTIARFYDPLGLIGPIISKAKIFLQQIWKERLDWDESLPSSLHSSWLSLCADFGCIPQIKFPRLSIQQNGAYEIHGFSDASIEAYGACLYVVSVSQGRNQAQLLCSKSRVAPLKTLTVPRLELCGASLLAQLMHEIAQMKLFSCRYYCWSDSAVVLSWIRDEPSRFQIFTANRIATIQELTAGMEWRYVPTKFNPADILSRGATSNDLINSSLWLHGPDFLAQDKNNWPNPCSQHVFGYIYKFQNRLRLSGLTVDCIRRGTKLLLRTIQRLHFKEDLKCLQAGQGVKASSCIASLSPFIDSCGLLRVGGRLKNSALDFEAQHPVILPRRHPVTQAIIMHFHRRNLHAGPRSLLAYIRLQYWPIGGRKTVSNVVSKCTLCFRAKPHLAEHIMADLPEDRVNSSYAFMVIIKTKYATSNP from the exons ATGCACCAGTTAGCCATTGATGAACAAACTGTCTACCCCATAggctcaaaaatattaaagcgcGATTTTTATGTCGATGATCTTATTACAGGCGGTGAGTCCATTCAAGAAGTCAAGGAAATTATGAGTCAAACTACAAAGCTGCTGGAAAAAGGAGGATTCAAGTTGAGAAAGTGGTGCTCCAGTAATCCTGAATTGTTGCAGACGATACCACCTGATGATCGAGAAACACGACTTAAGTTCGACGATGGAAGCGATATAACTAAAACACTCGGTTTAACTTGGGATCCTGCATCAGATTGCCTATTGTTCGCGTTCTCACCAATGCAGCCTTCATCAAAACATTGCAAGCGGTCCATTTTGTCAACTATTGCTCGTTTTTATGACCCACTCGGTCTCATCGGCCCTATTATTTCGAAGGCTAAAATCTTTCTTCAACAAATCTGGAAAGAAAGGCTTGACTGGGATGAAAGTTTGCCTTCATCACTACATTCATCGTGGCTTAGTTTGTGTGCAGATTTTGGCTGCATACCGCAAATAAAGTTTCCCCGTTTGTCAATACAGCAGAATGGCGCCTATGAAATTCATGGTTTTAGTGACGCCAGCATCGAAGCATACGGAGCTTGTCTTTACGTCGTGTCAGTCAGTCAAGGAAGAAACCAGGCGCAACTGCTATGTTCAAAATCTCGTGTAGCGCCCTTAAAAACTCTTACGGTTCCAAGGCTGGAGTTGTGCGGTGCCTCCCTGTTGGCGCAACTCATGCATGAAATAGCTCAAATGAAACTTTTCTCGTGTCGATATTATTGTTGGTCTGATTCGGCGGTGGTGTTATCCTGGATCCGCGACGAACCTTCAAGATTTCAAATCTTTACAGCTAATCGCATAGCCACTATACAGGAGTTGACTGCGGGTATGgaatggcgctacgtgcctaCGAAGTTTAACCCAGCTGATATTTTATCCAGAGGTGCAACCTCTAACGACCTCATTAACTCATCTCTATGGCTGCATGGACCGGATTTTTTAGCTCAAGATAAAAACAATTGGCCAAACCCTTGCAGTCAA catgtttttggttacattTATAAGTTCCAAAATCGCTTGCGGCTTTCTGGACTGACTGTTGATTGCATACGCCGTGGCACAAAACTACTCCTGCGCACCATCCAAAGGCTTCACTTCAAAGAGGATCTCAAATGCCTTCAAGCCGGTCAAGGTGTGAAGGCATCTAGTTGCATTGCGTCGCTCTCACCATTCATCGATAGTTGTGGATTGCTTCGTGTGGGTGGACGACTGAAAAATTCAGCGCTCGACTTCGAGGCGCAGCATCCAGTCATACTGCCGAGACGTCATCCTGTCACTCAGGCAATCATTATGCATTTTCATAGGCGCAATTTGCACGCGGGTCCTCGTTCCCTACTAGCATACATTCGGCTGCAGTATTGGCCTATTGGcggacgaaaaactgtttcgaACGTTGTAAGCAAA